A window from Cellulomonas sp. C5510 encodes these proteins:
- a CDS encoding ABC transporter substrate-binding protein → MRTSRTRFLVAGAAALALGLSACSGSADATGDTPSSSAGGDPVVAAADPSLLPYNFLGEDGSTWEGINVDLAAALSEQLGRPVEMTSAGFDTIIPGLASGRYDMALTGMFDTKERQQTVDFVDYLLAENTFLTRSDFRDVASMDDLCGEVVGIPGGALEAGLLADASTACTDAGEPAITVNEFADLDATVLALKSGRIDITPNDSAANAYILSQSPDDLKTSGGYLNEGYFAAAFPKDSDLTAQVEEAFAAIMADGTYAAILEDWGIPSRAMDEPIVNGSPF, encoded by the coding sequence ATGCGCACCTCCCGCACGCGGTTCCTCGTGGCCGGCGCCGCGGCGCTGGCGCTCGGCCTCTCGGCCTGCTCCGGCTCCGCCGACGCGACCGGCGACACCCCCTCCTCGAGCGCGGGCGGCGACCCGGTCGTCGCCGCCGCCGACCCCTCCCTGCTGCCGTACAACTTCCTCGGCGAGGACGGCTCCACCTGGGAGGGCATCAACGTCGACCTGGCCGCCGCGCTGTCCGAGCAGCTCGGCCGGCCGGTCGAGATGACCAGCGCCGGGTTCGACACGATCATCCCGGGCCTCGCGTCCGGCCGGTACGACATGGCGCTCACGGGCATGTTCGACACCAAGGAGCGCCAGCAGACGGTCGACTTCGTGGACTACCTGCTGGCGGAGAACACCTTCCTCACCCGCTCCGACTTCCGCGACGTCGCGTCCATGGACGACCTGTGCGGCGAGGTCGTCGGCATCCCCGGCGGCGCGCTGGAGGCAGGTCTGCTCGCCGACGCCTCGACCGCGTGCACGGACGCAGGCGAGCCGGCGATCACCGTCAACGAGTTCGCCGACCTCGACGCGACCGTCCTGGCGCTGAAGTCCGGCCGCATCGACATCACGCCGAACGACTCGGCCGCGAACGCGTACATCCTGTCCCAGAGCCCCGACGACCTGAAGACGTCCGGCGGCTACCTCAACGAGGGCTACTTCGCGGCGGCGTTCCCGAAGGACAGCGACCTCACGGCCCAGGTGGAGGAGGCGTTCGCGGCGATCATGGCGGACGGCACCTACGCCGCGATCCTCGAGGACTGGGGCATCCCGTCGCGGGCGATGGACGAGCCGATCGTCAACGGGTCGCCGTTCTGA